One window of Bacteroidales bacterium genomic DNA carries:
- a CDS encoding Dabb family protein yields MIHKNFYSALLLVMVISLFTSCQNDQTNKSCEQPFVHHVFFWLNNPDDPDDRAEFEKGIEELLEVPQIKSYHVGEPAATAHRDVVDGSYTYSYMVFFEDKESHDIYQEHPIHQEFIDEYQHLWKKVQVYDAVM; encoded by the coding sequence ATGATCCACAAAAACTTTTATTCCGCTTTGCTTTTGGTTATGGTGATAAGTCTTTTCACTTCATGCCAGAACGATCAAACCAACAAATCCTGTGAACAGCCATTTGTTCATCACGTATTTTTCTGGCTTAACAATCCTGATGATCCGGATGACAGAGCCGAATTCGAAAAAGGCATCGAAGAATTGCTGGAAGTACCCCAGATCAAGTCGTATCATGTTGGTGAACCTGCCGCTACAGCCCACAGGGATGTGGTAGATGGTTCCTATACCTATTCTTATATGGTGTTTTTTGAGGATAAGGAAAGCCATGACATCTACCAGGAACATCCCATTCATCAGGAATTCATTGATGAATACCAGCACCTCTGGAAGAAAGTGCAAGTATATGATGCTGTAATG